The window TTCTCTTCTTGGCCGACCTCGTCCGCCACCTGTCCTTCCCCCTCACCGTCGATTTCGTCCGAGCCCAGTCTTACGGCTCTGGTACTGAGTCCAACGGCGCTCCCTCGATTTCCTTGGACTTGAAGATTGATATCAAGGGCAAGCACGTAATTGTGGTATTCATCcccttctctctttctcttacGTTTGTGTTATACACTGTGCTGACTGCTGagtaaaactaaaattttcaattgtggCATTCACGTAATTgtgttattttgttttcatttcatgACACCATGATTCAGAGACTCAATGAAtaaaagaattgtttaaaaatatcaaaccaACACCATATATATCTGGGAAAGAAGATTTTGGTGAGCTTAACAATGGCAGGTGATATAGTTTTTCAAATGGGAGAAAATTACATCCCATTGATTGATGGATTGGAGTTCCGAACTTACAGTTCGCCAGGTTTGTAAATTACGAGGAGCAAGATAGTTTGTTTACGTTCTATTAAAGAGAGTTCGTAGTGGTAGAAAGCATGGTTGATCACTGAAAAGCATTCTAAATCCTAACTGTCCTTTAATTCAGCATCATCTCTGATTATGCTTTTACTTAAAAACCCAAAAGCTTCTATTCCCCAAGTTTTTCCAAAACCTTTCTAAGACAAGTGGGCTTTGAAAATAAAGGCCATACCTTCTTCCTTACATATTCTTCAACACATCCAGGTTATCATGTTCAAATTCTGTGATAATGGTAGGAATAATTTACTGTATTATCAGGCTCTGTGTAAATCTGTAATGCCTTTCTCCTCTCAGGTTGAGGACATTGTAGACACAGGAAACACTTTGTTCTGTCTCATTGCACACTTGGAAGCAAAGGGAGCATCCTCTGTATCAGTGTGTGCTTTCCTTGATAAACCATCAAGAAGAAAAGTTCAGTTTGAGCTAGTGGGTAAAGGGAAGTTTTATCGAGGTTTTGAGGTAAGGTGTATGGTGGTGCTTGGGTATGCCCTCTAGCATGTGTGTGCTTTCTTACACCTGTAGCATTTAGGTATGGTGAATTTATATATgtattgctaaaaaaaaaaatcaggaaaagCTTTGGAGGTCTACTATGAATTTATCTCGAAATGTTTTGAGTGTTTTTCCCACTTTTTCAAATGATTTCCTGTGATTGCTTAAGCTTTGCAAAGGTTTGTGGTAATACTGGTATGCAAAGGGAAGGTCTCATAGTTTTCAAAATGTTAGGGCAGGTCACTGTTCTTCTGGAATGAGTTGGGCAAGTGTGATTTATCCATATAtctataataaattatatgctCTTCTAAACATTCTTATACAGGAAGTCAAATCATCTGCTTACTTGATCAGTGGCAAACATTTAGAGGCATATCTATGTGAAACACCATGGTCAGTGAATTTGTATCAGTCATGCTAGTTGTTGGACTTGGAAACACTATAGACAGCTATTTCCCTTCTCTACATTGTTCTCCTTCACCTTTTCTTCTCCATTCTATCAAATATGTTGATAAATATTCCTTTTGTACTGATAAATGTTTGTTGTTTGTGCTTTAAAGTGGTTGCACAGAGTTTTTACTGCTTGGAAGT is drawn from Vitis riparia cultivar Riparia Gloire de Montpellier isolate 1030 chromosome 18, EGFV_Vit.rip_1.0, whole genome shotgun sequence and contains these coding sequences:
- the LOC117906090 gene encoding hypoxanthine-guanine-xanthine phosphoribosyltransferase isoform X1 yields the protein MECDIERVLWSQDQISRRVSDIASEISADFHALSSPPVFLGVATGAFLFLADLVRHLSFPLTVDFVRAQSYGSGTESNGAPSISLDLKIDIKGKHVIVVEDIVDTGNTLFCLIAHLEAKGASSVSVCAFLDKPSRRKVQFELVGKGKFYRGFEEVKSSAYLISGKHLEAYLCETPCVQIILLWGMAWTSQNSTGTCLMWGS
- the LOC117906090 gene encoding hypoxanthine-guanine phosphoribosyltransferase isoform X2; the protein is MECDIERVLWSQDQISRRVSDIASEISADFHALSSPPVFLGVATGAFLFLADLVRHLSFPLTVDFVRAQSYGSGTESNGAPSISLDLKIDIKGKHVIVVEDIVDTGNTLFCLIAHLEAKGASSVSVCAFLDKPSRRKVQFELVGKGKFYRGFECPDYFVVGYGMDFAEQYRNLPYVGVLKPEVYN